One Kitasatospora sp. NBC_01266 genomic window carries:
- a CDS encoding nuclear transport factor 2 family protein, with amino-acid sequence MDPDTRTRAALEEHWRASERGDTEAEHAIYAVDAILDYPQSGERFRGRAKISAQRGGHPADRHFTVHRIAGSGALWVSECVITYDGVPSYSVSMMEFADGQVVHETQYFADAFGAPDWRTALAEPMPGRDITRA; translated from the coding sequence CTCGAGGAGCACTGGCGCGCCTCGGAACGGGGGGACACCGAAGCCGAGCACGCCATCTACGCCGTGGACGCGATCCTCGACTACCCGCAGTCCGGCGAACGGTTCCGGGGCCGCGCGAAGATCTCGGCGCAGCGCGGCGGGCACCCCGCCGATCGGCACTTCACCGTCCACCGGATCGCCGGCAGCGGGGCCCTGTGGGTGAGCGAGTGCGTCATCACCTACGACGGGGTGCCCAGCTACTCGGTGAGCATGATGGAGTTCGCCGACGGGCAAGTGGTGCACGAGACGCAGTACTTCGCGGACGCCTTCGGTGCGCCTGACTGGCGGACGGCACTCGCGGAGCCGATGCCGGGCAGGGACATCACCAGGGCCTGA